ACTACGGGAGTAGGTAAAACCGAATTGGCAAAAGCATTAGCAGAGTTCCTATTTGATGATGAAAATAATATGACTCGTATTGATATGAGTGAATATCAAGAGCGTCATTCGGTGTCTAGATTGGTGGGTGCTCCTCCAGGGTATGTAGGCTACGATGAGGGCGGACAACTTACGGAAGCAGTAAGAAGAAGACCTTATTCGGTAGTGCTTTTAGACGAGATAGAAAAGGCTCACCCAGATGTATTCAATACCTTATTGCAGGTGTTAGACGACGGAAGGCTTACGGATAATAAAGGTCGTGTTGTTAATTTCAAAAACACCATCGTGATTATGACTTCTAACCTAGGTTCTCATATTATTCAAGAAAATTTTGAAGGGCTTACAGAAGAAAATCAGGAGGAAATAGTTTCTAAAACTAAAGAGGAAGTTTTTGGAGTGCTTAAACAGTCGTTGCGTCCAGAGTTTATTAATAGGATAGACGAGGTGGTGCTCTTCCAACCACTTAATAAGAAAGAGATAGGTAAAATTATACAGTACTTGTTGAGAGGCTTTAATAAGATGTTGGAAAAGAAAAATATCATTTTAACATCTACCGAAGATGCATTAAACTACATCAGAGAGAAAGGTTATGACCCTTCGTTTGGGGCAAGGCCGCTCAAGAGGTTATTGCAACAGGAAGTGCTTAACCAGCTTTCTAAAGAAATCCTCGCAGGTAATGTGAACGATGGCGACCGCATTATTTTGGATTATTTCAAAGAGAGTGGATTGGTATTTAGACAAGCGGAGTAGATAATTAAAAGTATAAATTATAACGAAGACAAAGCTTAGGCAAGTGTAAGCCTAGGCTTTGTTTATGATGGGATTAGAGGTAAAATAGCTAAAACTTATTATTATTTATAATTAAACTATCTTTGCAAAAAAAATTGGGCTTCAAAAGTTGGAGTAACCCATTAATAATTTTTTATTAAACATTTTTTGATATGTCGAATATTGTAGCCATAGTGGGGCGTCCTAATGTAGGGAAATCCACTTTATTCAACAGGCTTCTAGAAAGAAGAGAAGCTATAGTAGATTCTGTAGCGGGAGTTACAAGAGACCGCCATTACGGTAAATCTGAATGGAATGGAGTAGAGTTTACTGTAATAGATACAGGAGGATATGATGTAGGTACTGATGATATTTTTGAGGAAGAAATTCGTCATCAAGTGCAATTAGCGGTAGATGAAGCAACTTCTATTATATTTATGCTCAATGTGGAAGAAGGTTTAACGGATACCGACCAAGAAATTCATGAGCTGTTAAGAAGGTCTAATAAGCCTATTTATATTGTAGTAAACAAGGTGGATTCGGCTAAGGAAGAATTACCAGCAACGGAATTTTATCAATTAGGAATAGAGAAATATTACACACTTTCTTCTGCTACAGGTTCTGGTACAGGAGATTTGTTAGATGCGGTGGTAGCGGACTTCCCAACCACCGAGTATAAAGACCCTTTTGATGGGTTGCCTAGAATTACCATTGCAGGGCGTCCTAATGTAGGGAAATCTACGCTTACCAACGCTTTATTAGACAATAAAAGAAATATTGTAACAGATATTGCGGGGACAACAAGGGATAGTATAGAAACCATCTACAATAAATTCGGACACGAATTTGTGTTGGTAGATACGGCGGGTATGCGTAAAAAGTCCAAAGTGAGCGAAAACTTGGAGTTCTATTCTGTAATGCGTTCTGTTAGGGCGATTGAGCATTCCGATGTGGTAGTCATTATGGTAGATGCAACACAAGGTTGGGAGTCTCAGGATATGAATATTTTTGGTATTGCACAGAAAAATAGAAAAGGCATTGTGATTTTGGTTAATAAATGGGATTTGGTGGAGAAAGAAACCAACACAATGAGAGATTTTGAGAATAATATCAAAAAGAGAATCGGGCAGTTTAGTGATGTGCCTATTTTGTTTATTTCTGCTCTCACCAAGCAAAGGATTTTGAAAGCGGTAGAAGTGGCTATGGAAGTCTATGAAAATCGTAAAAAGAAAATCAAAACTTCTAAACTAAATGAGGTAATGCTACCAGTATTTGAACATACGCCGCCTCCAGCTATTAAAGGTAAATACATTAAAATTAAATATTGTGTGCAACTTCCTACACCATCACCACAATTTGTATTTTTCTGTAATTTACCACAGTATGTTAAGGAGCCATACAAACGCTTTACAGAAAATCAGTTGCGTAAGGAGTTTGGTTTCACAGGGGTACCTATAGAAGTTTATTTCCGACAAAAATAAAATCATAAAAATAATAAAAAGAGTAGCGGTTATTAAATTGGCTACTCTTTTTGTGTGGAGTTAAATTTTAACATTTTTTTTAATATCAGATGATTTAAAGTGAGTCTAAATTTATATCTTTGTAAACTTAAATAATTTTATCACAAACACTACTAATAAAATGGGGTTATTTGATTTATTTACGCAGGAAATTGCGATAGATTTGGGTACAGCTAACACACTAATTATACATAATAACAAAATTGTTATAGACCAGCCTTCTATTGTAGCTATAGATCGACAGTCAGGGAAACCTATCGCTGTGGGAGAACAGGCTAAACACATGCAAGGTAAAACGCACGAAGATATTAGAACTGTGCGTCCGCTTAAAGATGGGGTAATTGCGGACTTTCACGCTTCTGAGCATATGATAAAGGAATTTATTAAGCAAATTCCAGGGATTAAAGGTAAACTGTTTCAGCCTGCGTTGAAGATTGTAATTTGTATTCCTTCAGGAATTACTGAGGTAGAGAAGAGAGCGGTAAGAGATTCTGCTCAAAAGGTTAATGCTAAAGAAGTAAGGCTGATTTACGAGCCAATGGCGGCTGCAATAGGTGTGGGTATAGATGTACAAAAGCCTGAAGGTAATATGATTATCGATATAGGTGGTGGTACTACCGAGATTGCAGTAGTGGCATTAGGAGGTATCGTTTGTGATAAATCTGTTAAGATTGCAGGAGATGTATTTACTAATGATATTGCTTACTATCTTAGAACACACCATAATTTATTCATAGGGGAAAGAACTGCAGAAAGAATTAAAATAGAAGTTGGTTCTGCTGTTGAAGAGCTTGATATAGACATAGAAGATATTCCAGTACAAGGTAGAGATTTAATTACTGGTAAACCTAAAGAAATTATGATAGGTTACAAGGAGATAGCTCGTGCCTTAGACAAATCTATCATTAGAATAGAAGATGCGGTAATGGAAACTCTTTCTATGACCCCACCAGAACTAGCAGCTGATATTTATAAAACAGGTATCTATTTAGCGGGAGGTGGAGCATTGTTGAGAGGTTTAGCAGATAGACTTCATAAGAAAACAGGACTTCCTGTATTTGTAGCTGAAGACCCTCTAAGAGCAGTTGTAAGAGGTACAGGGATTGCTCTTAAAAATATGGATAAGTTTAATTTTCTTATTAAATAATTAAAATTTAGAGTACTCCTCTATGGGATATCTGCTGAGGTTTTTTTCTAAAAATGCTTTATTTGTATTTTTTGTTTTTTTACAAATAGTAGCCTTATTTCTTATTTTCACTCGGAATTCTATGCAACAATCCTTTTTAGCAGGACAAGTGGCATCGTTTAATTCTTGGGTTTCTGGGTATATAGATGAAGGAGCCAACTATTTAAAACTTAAACAAATAAATGATGAATTAGTAGAGCAGAATAAAGCTTTAATGGAGCAGGTATATGGTAAAAACTACAAGAGTGTTCCTAGAAATATCAGAGTGAAAGATGTGGATAAAAATTCACAAATTTATCATATTATTGATGCTGATGTGATGAGCAATACCATCATTAGGAGAGATAATTATTTTACTATCAATAGAGGAAAAAATCAAGGAGTGCAGTCTAAAATGGGCGTCATCGCCTCAAATGGAGTAGCAGGTATTGTCATCAACAGTATGAATAATTATTCCATTGTGCAGTCTGTACTTAGTGTGAATAAAATGAGGGTGAATGCAGCTCTTAAAAATACAGGTTATTTCGGAACTCTTACTTGGAGAGGAGATGATTCTAGAGTGATGCATTTATCAGATATTCCGAAGTATGTACCTATAAAAGTGGGAGATACAGTAGTAACTGATGGGAAGTCTGATGTTTTCCCAGCAGGTGTGTCTATAGGAACCATAGCTGGTTTTCAGGTGGATACTAAGACTGGATTTTGGGATATAAGCGTGGAGCTTGGTCAGGATATGGGGAATGTTAAAAAAGTATTTGTTGTAAAAAATCTACAGAAAGTAGAATTACAACAAGTGCAGGATAGTTTAAACGCTGTGATAAAGAAAGATGATAAGTAGAAATATTTTTACAGATATACTGTTTTCGGTTATTCTAGTAACAGCTCAGATATTTTTGTTTAATAAAATCTCTATAGCGGGGGCTTATACTCCTGTGGTTTATCCTGTACTTATTATGTTTTATCCATTCTATAGAAACCTTTATGTATTTCTAGTGGTGGGTTTTCTTTTAGGTTTAGGGATAGATGCTTTTTTAGGAACATGGGGTATCAATGCTTTAGCGATGACTATTATCGCTTACTTTAGAACGCTTATTTTCAAAACTTCGATAGATAACGAGGCTACAGATAGTTTTTCATTTCAAAATATACAATGGACACAATTTTTAATGTATATTTTCTTTAGTATATTGATACATCAGCTACTGGTACAGTTTATAGAATTTTTTAAACTAAATAGAATTTTAGAAATATCCCTTAATGTTTTAATAACTTCGGTTATTTCATTTGTGTTTATTTTGCTGTATGTTTTAATATTTAAAATCAAGCAAAAAGTTTGAAACCTTTTTACAAAATTAGTATCGTTTTATCACTTATCGCTGTCATTTTTATAGCGAGGTTGGCTTATTTTCAATTATTTACAGATAGATACGCATTAAACGCTGCAAACACCTCCATAAAAACAGAATATATTATCCCACAAAGAGGTATTATATTCGATAGGAATGGTAAAATTTTGGTTGGGAATAAACAATCTTATGAGATTTCGTTTACCCAAGCACTTATGAGACCAGATTTTGATACTATTGGTTTTTGTAATTTGGTTAGAATTAGTAAGCAAGATTTTATAAAAAAAATCAAAGAGATAAAAAAAGAAAAATATTACTCCAAAGTACAGCCAATGACTTTTATGAAAAATCTTTCTAGAGAAGAAATGGCTAGAATTCAGGAGCTTATTTTTAAATATCCGGCATTTAATATTGTTACTCGTCCACAAAGAAAGTATGAGGTAGGTACTTCGGGTAATCTACTTGGTTTTACGAATGAAGTTAATCAGGCTGATATTAAGAAGGATTCTTTGTACTATCTCCCTGGAGATATCATAGGAAAATCAGGTGTAGAGAAATCTTATGAAAAGGAGCTTAGAGGAGAAAAAGGAGTACAATACATACAAAAGGATATTAAACTAAGAAGTATTGGACCTTACAAAGATGGAGAATTAGATAAAGAGGTAGTTACAGGGAAAGATTTAACTCTCACCATAGATTATGATTTGCAAAGAATTGCAGAGGAAATGTTGGTAAACAAGCGTGGAGCAATAGTTGCTTTAGACCCTAAAACAGGAGAGATATTAGCTTTAGCTACAGGTCCAGATGTAGATCCTTCGACTTTTACAGGTCCAGATAAAAATAAAAATATTTACAGGCTTCAGACCGATAAGTTTGATATGCCGATGTTTGACAGGTCTATCCAAGCGGCTTATCCACCAGGTTCTACCTTTAAATTAGTAACTGCTCTAGCAGCGATGCAAATGGGTGTGATGACTCCAAACACCGTATTCCCTTGTGGAGGAGGGTTTAATTATAGGGGATTAAGGATTAAAGGTCATGGTGGGGCAGACCCTCTGATTCCGTCAATACAAGTATCTAGCAACTGTTATTTTTCTTATGCTTACTTAGCAATTATTAACAAGTACCCAGGTAATCCGTCTAAAGGAATTGATGAATGGAAGGAAATTATGAATAGCTTTGGGCTGGGTGTGTATTTGAATAATGATTTGGCGGTGGGAGCAAAAGGGCAAATTCCTAGTGGGGAGTTCTACGAAAAAAGAATGGCTTCTATCTACAAAGCGAGTGGTAGAACTGGAGATGCTAAAAAGTGGGATCCTCTAGCTACGGGAGCTATTTTTAATGGAATGGGACAAGGAGATATACTTCTAACACCTTTACAAGTAGCTAATTTTACCGCAGCGATAGCCAACAAGGGTTGGTTCTATACACCTCACATTGTGAAGTCAGTGGACGGTAAACCTAATCCAGACCCTAGATTTAAAAAGAAACATAAAACTTTGGTTCAAAATAAAGCCTTTTATGATGCGGTTCTCAAAGGTATGGAAGCAGTGGTACTTAGAGGGACAGGTAGAGGTTTAAAGTCTAATGACTTTACCCAATTGGCAAAAACGGGTACAGCACAAGTACCTCAAGGTAAAGATAATTCTATTTATACTATGATAGCTCCTGCCGAAGATCCTAAAATTGTAGTGGCAGCAGTGATGGAACACGCAGGTTTTGGGGCAACATGGGCGGGTCCTGCTTGTACAATTATAGCGGAAAAATATTTAACAGGAGAAATTAAAAGAGAGCACCTTTATAGAAAAATGATTTCTTCTAGTTTTATGTCAGAGTATAGAAGACAATGGATACAAGATTTAAAGAGAAAAGGCTTGTATAAAATTAATGCAGATAGCCTAGCAGTTGTGAAGTTGCAAGATAGTCTTAAGATTAATCTCCCAGAGAAAAAGAAACAAGAGCTAAAACTAAAAATAGATTCTTTAAAACTTAAAAGCGTAAAAAATGAACAAAGCAGAAGGAATAGATAAACTTGGGATAGGGCTCTACATTCTTATCTGCATTTTTGCTATATTCAATATCAATAGTGTAGATGAAGGATTAGGAAAAAAACAACTTATTTTTTTTGGAATCTCTCTGTTTGTTGGGTTTATTATTTTCGTTACTAGGTCTAAGTTTTTTGAGAATTTGTCAGGTATTTTCTACATACTTGGTGTTCTTTTGTTGATAGGGTTGTTTCCGTTTGGGACAGAAATTTTAGGGCAAAAAAACTGGTATAAATTTGGAGGTATAACTATGCAGCCTGTGGAATTTGCTAAAATTGGTACAGCTCTGATGTTGGCTAATTATGCCTCGCACCCAGATTTTAACCTTAAAGATAAACGGTCATTTCTTACGGCGTTTGCCATTATAGCGATACCAGGTGTGGTGGTACTTATGATTCCTGATGTTGGGTCTTTACTTGTTTTTATGGCTTTTGTGATAGCTCTTTATAGAGAAGGGCTTACGGGGTGGTTTTTCGGTGGTATTGGTATTTTTGCATTGGTATTTTTGGGTTCGTTGTATTTAGAAATAAATTTGGAAATGAACCCTATTTATGCTGTTGTCATTACTTTTATTTTTCTAGCTTTACTTTTATTTTTTAATCAGAATCAAATTAAATGGATACCCGTTAATATTATTGCAATTATTTTAGGTTTTTTGATGTTAGGAGGAATGGCATATTCTTCTAAAATGGTACTAGAAAAATTGCCTAAACACCAAAGAGAAAGAATAGAAGTGCTTTACAAAGGCGAACGAGCTTTTAGAGATACTTCGGGGTATAATTTGTTGTATTCCAAAACGGCTATTGGTTCTGGAGGATTTACAGGTAAAGGCTATAAGCAAGGTTCGGTAACGCAAGGTAAATTTGTGCCAGAGCAAGAGACCGATTATATCTTCTGTACTGTAGGCGAAGAATGGGGGTTTCTAGGCAGTATTTTGCTAATTATTTTTTATGCCGTTTATATTGGTAGAATATACTATTTGTCCGAGCGACAAAAAAGCACCTTTAATAGAGTTTTTGGTTATAGTTTTGCCTCTATTTTATTGTTGCATTTTTCTATCAATATAGGGATGGTAATGGGGTTATTTCCTACGGTTGGGATTCCGTTGCCGTATTTTAGTTATGGTGGAAGTTCTTTGCTGGCGTTTTCAATTATGACAGCAATATTCTTTAAACTTAACTATACAGATAAGAATAGTTTGGTCTAGGCTTTGTTAATCTTGGTTAAAAAAAACTAGATTTCGTACAATTTTATTATCTTTGGAGAACTATTAAAAAATGATTAAGATGAAGTTTACAAAAATTTTAGCTGTTGGGGCAATGGCACTTGCAATGACTTCGTGCGTTAGCAAAAAGCAGTATGATGCCTTAAATCTTAACTACAAAGACTGCCTAGAAAGTGCAGCTGAGCGTCAGAGAGAAATTCAAGATTTAAAATCTTCTAATGCAGGATTAACAAGTCAAAATGACCTTCTGAATAGACAAAATGAGGCACTTAAATCTTCGTTAGACGCTTGTCTTTCTAATACAGGAAAATCTTCTGCAAATATTGATAAATTGGTTGGAGAGATTAACGCTTCTAATGCTTATATCAAACAGCTTATTTCTACCAATGCAAGAAATGATAGTTTAAATTTAGCATTATCTAACAAACTTAAGCGTTCATTAGATAATGTGGCTGACCAAGATGTTCAGGTAAAGGTACTTAAAGGAGTGGTAATGATTTCACTTTCTGATAAAATGCTTTACAAGTCAGGAGATTATAATATTCTTCCAGCGGCACAAGAAGTGTTAGGAAAGGTAGCTAAAGTGATTAACGACTACGATAAATACTCTGTTTTAATTGAAGGAAATACAGACAATGTACCACTTAGTTCTGCGAGTTTACCAAAAGACAACTGGGATTTGTCAGCTTTAAGGGCGACTTCTGTAGCTAAAGTATTGCAGAATCAGTTTGGGGTAGATCCAAGTAGAATTACAGCTGGTGGGCGTAGCGAATATAACCCTAAAGCAACCAATATGAGTGTGTCTGGGCGTGCGGAAAACCGTAGAACGGAAATCATCATTATGCCTAAACTAGATGAGTTTATGAAACTTATGGACATTGCTCCAGTGAAAAGATAAATTATCTCATACAAAATTTACAATACCTCACTAATTTTATCTATATTAGTGAGGTGTTTTTTTAGTTAAAATTAAATCATTCAGAAATTTATGGGCTTTTTTGAAGAACAATGTCCCGATATGGATCGCTATCTGGAAATGCATACATCTAGTGAACCCGAAATTCTTAGAAAATTAAGGAGAGAAACTTATCAGAAAACTACACAACCTCATATGATTTCAGGCGTTCAGCAGGGGAGATTGTTGTCTATTATTTCTCAACTGTTGCGTCCTAAATCGGTGCTAGAAATTGGGACGTTTACAGGATACGCTACTTTGTCAATGGCTGAAGGCTTGCCAAGTGGAGGTAAAATCACTACTTTAGACATCAATGAAGATTTAGCCTATATCCCAAAGAAATACTTTGAAGAAAGCATCTATTCTGACAAGATAGATTTTAGGCTAGAAAATGCTTTGGACTATCTTAATTCAACCCAAGAAATGTTTGATATGGTGTTTGTAGATGCAGATAAGGGTAATTATGTTAATTATTTCAATGCTGTAAAGTCTAAGTTAAATTTGGGTGGCGTTTTGATGTTTGATAATGTACTTTGGTATGGTAAGGTTTTAGAAGAAAATTCTAAAGATAAATCAACGCAAGTCATTAAAGAATTAAACGAAATCTTAGCAAAAGACCCCGATTTTGAAAATCTAATCTTACCTTTGCGAGACGGTTTAAATTTGGCAAGAAAAAAATAAAATCATGAGTAGAGCGGTTGCGAGTGTTTCGGTAGTACCAGTGCGTTCAGAAGGCTTTGATAGAGCGGAAATTATCACTCAAGTATTGTATGGAGAGTCTGTGGAGATACTTTCTCAAGAGGGAAATTGGGTGCATATAAAAATGGATTTTGACGGCTACGAAGGCTGGGCTGATGCAAAACAGTTTAAAATAATTTCAGACGAAAATATTAGTGAAAGTAATACAAGTCTTGTTATACAACCCTTTTTGGAGTATGGTTTTGGAGATGAAAAATTACTTTTGTCTATTGGCTCCGAAATAGAGTCTGATGTAGTGGAAACGGTAGTTGCAAATACTAGAGGTTTTATTGCAGATACCGCCCAAAAGTTTCTCAATGTACCGTACCTTTGGGGAGGGCGTAGTTTTTTTGGGATAGATTGTAGCGGTTTTACTCAAATTGTTTATAAGGTAAGTGGTATAAAAATTCCAAGAGACGCTTATCAGCAAGCGGATGTAGGGCGAGTACTAGATTTTATAGAAGAAGCACAAGCGGGAGATTTAGCTTTTTTTGAAAATGAAGAAGGTAGAATTACCCATGTCGGCATTATGCTAGAGGACCGAAAAATAATCCACGCTCACGGTAAAGTAAGGATAGATGAGTTGGACTCCGTAGGGATTTTTAATAAAGACCAAAACAAACACACGCATAAACTCAGATTTATCAAAACACTTTTATAAATGTGGTTTAAAGGCTTAGATATTATAAATGTAATACTGTTGCTTTTACTTTTTGTAAGGGCAATAAAGGCTTACCCTAAACTACCTCAAAAAATACCTACCCACTTTAATTTATATTTAGAGCCTGATGCCTGGGGTTCTCGTGTGATGATATTTTTCTTACCAACTTTGGCAGGCATTATTTTGAGTTTGTTTATGCTAGTATTACCTGAATCTGAACCTAACCTTATCGTACCCATTACACCAAAAAATAGAGAAGTGCAGTTATATATGGGAGATTTGATGATGAAGTTACTTTTGTTGGTAATTTTGTTTTTTAAACATTTTCTTCTTTCCATTACAATTTGTACAGAATCTGCGTGTAGAAAACAGTTTAAACCTTACATCATCATTTGCTTTATAAGTGTATTTGCTGTTCCTTTGGTTTATATGGTGTTATCCTATATATATAAATAAAAATGAAATTTTTATACTTCATATTTATACGCTTACTAATTATTGGTTTTAGATTTGGGAGTGTTTTCAATTCAAAAATTAGAAAGGGGTGGGAAGGACGAAAAAAAAGCAATACTGTTGTTAAAAATACCTTTTCTCCAAACGATAAAGTGATTTGGATGCACGCCGCCAGTCTAGGCGAATACGAGCAAGGCTTACCTGTATTGCAAGGATTAAAGAAAAAATATCCTAATTATAAAGTATTGGTTACCTTTTTTTCTCCTTCTGGTTACGAAAATGTGATTAAAAAGAAAACTATTGCAGATGCCATTTGTTATTTACCGTTTGACACTAGAAAGGGGGTAGCCTCTTTTTTAAAGCACTTTCAAGTGGAGCTTTTCTTTACTGTAAAGTACGACTATTGGTACAATCTACTTAGTGCACTTAAGCAAAAGCAAGTAAAAACTTTTGTAGTTTCGGCACTATTTTACCCGTCTCAAGTATTTTTTAAACCTTATGGAAAATGGATGGTGGCGGAATTAAAAAAGAATATAGATTGGTTTTTCCATCAGACTAAAGATTCGTTGGCTTTAGCTCAAGGGATTGGCTTATCACAATCATCTCTTTCAGGGGACACGCGTTACGATAGAGTGAAGGCAACTAAAGTTAATTTTGAAGAAATACCATTGGTTAAAAAGTTCAAAGACCAAAGCCTATTACTCGTTTTCGGAAGTTCTTGGGAAGCTGAAGAAATCATCGCTGAAAAGGTTACAGAAGTTAACAATGAAGTTAAACTCATCATCGCCCCACACGATTTAAAACGAGTGCCTGTACTTAAGAAAAAATTTCCTCAAGCGTTGTTATATACAGAACTAAATGAGCAAGAGTTTGATAACAATGAAGAAAATAATATCCTTATTATAAATACCATAGGGTTGCTTTCTAGAATTTATGCTTATGCGGACATAACGGTGGTAGGCGGTGGCTTTCATAGTGCTGGGCTACATAATATTTTAGAGTCGGCAGTCTTTGGAAATCCTGTTTTGTTTGGAGATAAATATCGTAAAAACCCAGAAGCCGATGCACTTATTGATTATGGAGGAGGTAGGTCTTTTTCTACTCTAGAAGAGGTGGTTCAATTTATTCAATCTTTAATTTTAGATGAATCTTTGAGGAAGAGAATGGCTAATAGTGCAGAAGTTTTCATCTCTAATCAGCCTAAGGCTACGGAGCATATCCTGTCTAAATTTTAATTTATCTTGTTTTTTCGTTAAAAAATAAAGCGGAGGTTTTGTTGTTTTAGATATAATTGTTAGATTTGTCTAACTTTTAAAGAAGATAAATGTAACTTTATATGAAACGAACATTATTTTTATT
The genomic region above belongs to Riemerella anatipestifer and contains:
- a CDS encoding OmpA/MotB family protein; this encodes MKFTKILAVGAMALAMTSCVSKKQYDALNLNYKDCLESAAERQREIQDLKSSNAGLTSQNDLLNRQNEALKSSLDACLSNTGKSSANIDKLVGEINASNAYIKQLISTNARNDSLNLALSNKLKRSLDNVADQDVQVKVLKGVVMISLSDKMLYKSGDYNILPAAQEVLGKVAKVINDYDKYSVLIEGNTDNVPLSSASLPKDNWDLSALRATSVAKVLQNQFGVDPSRITAGGRSEYNPKATNMSVSGRAENRRTEIIIMPKLDEFMKLMDIAPVKR
- the rodA gene encoding rod shape-determining protein RodA, giving the protein MNKAEGIDKLGIGLYILICIFAIFNINSVDEGLGKKQLIFFGISLFVGFIIFVTRSKFFENLSGIFYILGVLLLIGLFPFGTEILGQKNWYKFGGITMQPVEFAKIGTALMLANYASHPDFNLKDKRSFLTAFAIIAIPGVVVLMIPDVGSLLVFMAFVIALYREGLTGWFFGGIGIFALVFLGSLYLEINLEMNPIYAVVITFIFLALLLFFNQNQIKWIPVNIIAIILGFLMLGGMAYSSKMVLEKLPKHQRERIEVLYKGERAFRDTSGYNLLYSKTAIGSGGFTGKGYKQGSVTQGKFVPEQETDYIFCTVGEEWGFLGSILLIIFYAVYIGRIYYLSERQKSTFNRVFGYSFASILLLHFSINIGMVMGLFPTVGIPLPYFSYGGSSLLAFSIMTAIFFKLNYTDKNSLV
- a CDS encoding C40 family peptidase; its protein translation is MSRAVASVSVVPVRSEGFDRAEIITQVLYGESVEILSQEGNWVHIKMDFDGYEGWADAKQFKIISDENISESNTSLVIQPFLEYGFGDEKLLLSIGSEIESDVVETVVANTRGFIADTAQKFLNVPYLWGGRSFFGIDCSGFTQIVYKVSGIKIPRDAYQQADVGRVLDFIEEAQAGDLAFFENEEGRITHVGIMLEDRKIIHAHGKVRIDELDSVGIFNKDQNKHTHKLRFIKTLL
- a CDS encoding rod shape-determining protein, encoding MGLFDLFTQEIAIDLGTANTLIIHNNKIVIDQPSIVAIDRQSGKPIAVGEQAKHMQGKTHEDIRTVRPLKDGVIADFHASEHMIKEFIKQIPGIKGKLFQPALKIVICIPSGITEVEKRAVRDSAQKVNAKEVRLIYEPMAAAIGVGIDVQKPEGNMIIDIGGGTTEIAVVALGGIVCDKSVKIAGDVFTNDIAYYLRTHHNLFIGERTAERIKIEVGSAVEELDIDIEDIPVQGRDLITGKPKEIMIGYKEIARALDKSIIRIEDAVMETLSMTPPELAADIYKTGIYLAGGGALLRGLADRLHKKTGLPVFVAEDPLRAVVRGTGIALKNMDKFNFLIK
- a CDS encoding O-methyltransferase, which encodes MGFFEEQCPDMDRYLEMHTSSEPEILRKLRRETYQKTTQPHMISGVQQGRLLSIISQLLRPKSVLEIGTFTGYATLSMAEGLPSGGKITTLDINEDLAYIPKKYFEESIYSDKIDFRLENALDYLNSTQEMFDMVFVDADKGNYVNYFNAVKSKLNLGGVLMFDNVLWYGKVLEENSKDKSTQVIKELNEILAKDPDFENLILPLRDGLNLARKK
- the mreC gene encoding rod shape-determining protein MreC encodes the protein MGYLLRFFSKNALFVFFVFLQIVALFLIFTRNSMQQSFLAGQVASFNSWVSGYIDEGANYLKLKQINDELVEQNKALMEQVYGKNYKSVPRNIRVKDVDKNSQIYHIIDADVMSNTIIRRDNYFTINRGKNQGVQSKMGVIASNGVAGIVINSMNNYSIVQSVLSVNKMRVNAALKNTGYFGTLTWRGDDSRVMHLSDIPKYVPIKVGDTVVTDGKSDVFPAGVSIGTIAGFQVDTKTGFWDISVELGQDMGNVKKVFVVKNLQKVELQQVQDSLNAVIKKDDK
- the der gene encoding ribosome biogenesis GTPase Der, which gives rise to MSNIVAIVGRPNVGKSTLFNRLLERREAIVDSVAGVTRDRHYGKSEWNGVEFTVIDTGGYDVGTDDIFEEEIRHQVQLAVDEATSIIFMLNVEEGLTDTDQEIHELLRRSNKPIYIVVNKVDSAKEELPATEFYQLGIEKYYTLSSATGSGTGDLLDAVVADFPTTEYKDPFDGLPRITIAGRPNVGKSTLTNALLDNKRNIVTDIAGTTRDSIETIYNKFGHEFVLVDTAGMRKKSKVSENLEFYSVMRSVRAIEHSDVVVIMVDATQGWESQDMNIFGIAQKNRKGIVILVNKWDLVEKETNTMRDFENNIKKRIGQFSDVPILFISALTKQRILKAVEVAMEVYENRKKKIKTSKLNEVMLPVFEHTPPPAIKGKYIKIKYCVQLPTPSPQFVFFCNLPQYVKEPYKRFTENQLRKEFGFTGVPIEVYFRQK
- a CDS encoding rod shape-determining protein MreD produces the protein MISRNIFTDILFSVILVTAQIFLFNKISIAGAYTPVVYPVLIMFYPFYRNLYVFLVVGFLLGLGIDAFLGTWGINALAMTIIAYFRTLIFKTSIDNEATDSFSFQNIQWTQFLMYIFFSILIHQLLVQFIEFFKLNRILEISLNVLITSVISFVFILLYVLIFKIKQKV
- a CDS encoding peptidoglycan D,D-transpeptidase FtsI family protein, producing the protein MKPFYKISIVLSLIAVIFIARLAYFQLFTDRYALNAANTSIKTEYIIPQRGIIFDRNGKILVGNKQSYEISFTQALMRPDFDTIGFCNLVRISKQDFIKKIKEIKKEKYYSKVQPMTFMKNLSREEMARIQELIFKYPAFNIVTRPQRKYEVGTSGNLLGFTNEVNQADIKKDSLYYLPGDIIGKSGVEKSYEKELRGEKGVQYIQKDIKLRSIGPYKDGELDKEVVTGKDLTLTIDYDLQRIAEEMLVNKRGAIVALDPKTGEILALATGPDVDPSTFTGPDKNKNIYRLQTDKFDMPMFDRSIQAAYPPGSTFKLVTALAAMQMGVMTPNTVFPCGGGFNYRGLRIKGHGGADPLIPSIQVSSNCYFSYAYLAIINKYPGNPSKGIDEWKEIMNSFGLGVYLNNDLAVGAKGQIPSGEFYEKRMASIYKASGRTGDAKKWDPLATGAIFNGMGQGDILLTPLQVANFTAAIANKGWFYTPHIVKSVDGKPNPDPRFKKKHKTLVQNKAFYDAVLKGMEAVVLRGTGRGLKSNDFTQLAKTGTAQVPQGKDNSIYTMIAPAEDPKIVVAAVMEHAGFGATWAGPACTIIAEKYLTGEIKREHLYRKMISSSFMSEYRRQWIQDLKRKGLYKINADSLAVVKLQDSLKINLPEKKKQELKLKIDSLKLKSVKNEQSRRNR